From a region of the Polyodon spathula isolate WHYD16114869_AA chromosome 31, ASM1765450v1, whole genome shotgun sequence genome:
- the LOC121303225 gene encoding uncharacterized protein LOC121303225 — MSTNGRFAGARFRFDVIDGNAIHPLNDSYAASCGFTYSFNLPGDLIFRASFLACHVQSMNDVSYVLQYRFVKMDSLGRETVYPFSLSCSTESPWNPREVVCEENYMEVSVRKNVPVIAQEGLAKEDWEAALSIAQEAVMSVWQVVFHQTRMPPKTMNATDARSAGYFVNSTASRVLFRSPYGMPKSEVVMVEGIPVEAIRATVFYKQRWMLLLVDTSAACAKNPSVFDGTYLSWVTPRLFSPLVLHPTQFLDKQIKMGVEGRPLDEITATSRGYQLLVNSTAVKIRIPFGAVGGYLKSHVIDNKYNQMYAIDLFLEHQWADDLWEVTQHRSFKPVRSPYLPETPYVVNNTIPSEKGFTVTLGNFKPDVELKNLTINGVPLTLPEAENRGVKIIEVKHPNGTKDFVLKVPFANPLILEQYIGDNYRRYPLNINYTLNIVPVNETYFHPAMIVCDVQDVVYPDVKSICTNTSIVFEVTAGNMDYQWELCIGEEPITPELAARRGYTMTSRPTIRIELPLFSIGYIYEDITLRGLVGKVVLILRDMKSLKEEARFEQRCPFPTKEMLVCIPNGVMSVLVVPMAPVPTVDLAKTTLLDRDCRPTEATSNRALFTFRVNTCGTRSKIDNNYLVYENEVIYSQELFPANAPIITRDSEYRLTIRCRYPVSDSRKIFAERKLVPAPGSFSATGQGTLQFQSTLYSGDKRTRDVLNLKARLARDVSYSQFYSAFPVSQSLLEPLFLQVELLNPHSLADHLILQDCWATLTPELDASPQWDLVTDGCLVTGDSYRTLFHPVPASTLTKASPHLQRLEVQAQQSSKDPAFWGQVYFHCMAVVCDPNLEDTCNKTCVPGEKRSARSIDRYSQSRGYASAGPVQLVQGGVVDLKTADYSSFVLVLGVMAALLGVLLAFLVALAVGSRRS; from the exons ATGTCGACCAATGGCAGGTTTGCCGGCGCCCGCTTCCGCTTTGACGTCATTG ATGGAAACGCTATTCACCCGCTGAATGACAGCTATGCAGCGTCATGTGGGTTCACCTATTCCTTCAATCTCCCCGGAGACCTGATCTTCAGAGCCTCGTTCCTGGCTTGTCATGTGCAGAGCATG AATGATGTCTCGTATGTTCTCCAGTACCGCTTTGTGAAAATGGACTCTCTGGGTAGAGAGACTGTCTACCCCTTCTCCCTGTCCTGCAGCACTGAGAGCCCCTGGAACCCCCGTGAGGTCGTCTGTGAGGAGAACTACATGGAG GTATCTGTCAGGAAGAATGTTCCAGTTATTGCTCAGGAAGGACTGGCGAAGGAAGACTGGGAAGCAGCACTCTCCATA GCCCAGGAAGCAGTGATGTCTGTGTGGCAGGTGGTATTCCACCAGACCAGAATGCCCCCCAAAACCATGAATGCCACAGATGCCCGTTCTGCGGGGTACTTTGTCAACTCCACAGCCAGCCGCGTCCTCTTCCGATCACCCTACGGCATGCCAAAGTCCGAGGTGGTCATG GTGGAAGGGATCCCAGTGGAAGCCATCAGAGCCACTGTCTTCTACAAGCAGAGGTGGATGCTGCTATTGGTGGACACTTCGGCTGCCTGTGCTAAGA ACCCCTCTGTTTTTGATGGCACCTACCTGAGCTGGGTCACCCCAAGGCTCTTCTCCCCGCTGGTCCTGCATCCCACCCAGTTCCTGGATAAGCAGATCAAGATGGGAGTGGAGGGGAGGCCCCTGGATGAGATCACTGCTACTAGCCGGGGGTACCAGCTGCTGGTTAACAGCACTGCAGTGAAGATCCGCATTCCCTTTGGTGCTGTGGGAGGATATCTCAAG AGTCATGTGATTGACAACAAGTACAACCAGATGTATGCCATTGACCTCTTTCTGGAGCACCAATGGGCTGATGACCTGTGGGAGGTGACCCAGCACCGCTCCTTCAAGCCAGTCCGCTCACCCTACCTCCCTGAGACCCCCTATGTGGTGAACA ATACCATCCCGAGTGAGAAGGGCTTCACGGTGACCCTTGGTAACTTCAAGCCAGATGTCGAGCTGAAAAATCTGACCATCAACGGGGTTCCCCTGACCCTTCCTGAGGCTGAGAATAGAGGTGTGAAGATCATTGAGGTCAAGCACCCCAACGGCACCAAGGACTTTGTCCTGAAGGTCCCCTTTGCCAACCCGCTCATCTTGGAGCAG TACATTGGTGATAATTACAGACGGTACCCATTGAATATCAACTACACTCTGAACATCGTCCCTGTAAATGAGACTTATTTCCACCCAGCCATGATCGTGTGCGATGTTCAGGATGTTG TCTATCCTGATGTCAAAAGCATTTGTACAAACACCAGCATTGTGTTTGAAGTGACCGCTGGCAACATGGACTACCAGTGGGAGCTTTGCATTGGGGAAGAGCCTATAACCCCAGAACTGGCAGCTCGCCGAGGCTACACAATGACCAGCCGGCCCACGATCAGAATAGAGTTGCCGCTCTTTAGTATTGGCTACATCTATGAG GATATCACTCTGAGGGGGCTTGTTGGTAAAGTGGTGTTGATTCTCCGAGACATGAAGAGCTTGAAGGAGGAGGCCCGGTTCGAACAGCGCTGCCCATTCCCAACAAAAGAGATGCTGG TGTGCATACCTAATGGAGTGATGTCAGTGCTGGTGGTCCCGATGGCTCCTGTACCAACTGTTGATCTCGCCAAGACAACCCTGCTGGATCGGGACTGCAGGCCCACAGAGGCTACCTCAAACCGGGCCCTGTTCACTTTCCGGGTCAACACCTGTGGGACCAGGAGCAAg ATTGATAATAACTACCTGGTCTATGAGAATGAAGTAATCTATAGTCAGGAGCTGTTCCCAGCCAATGCTCCCATCATCACCAGAGATTCTGAATATAG GCTGACTATCCGTTGCCGGTACCCAGTGAGTGACTCCAGGAAGATCTTTGCTGAGAGGAAGCTGGTTCCAGCCCCTGGATCCTTCTCTGCTACAGGACAGGGGACCCTGCAGTTCCAGTCTACCCTCTACAGTG GTGACAAGAGAACCAGAGATGTCTTGAATCTGAAAGCCCGTCTTGCTAGAG ATGTGAGCTACTCCCAGTTCTACTCTGCGTTCCCTGTGTCCCAGTCTCTGCTGGAGCCCCTGTTCCTGCAGGTTGAGCTCCTGAACCCCCACAGCCTGGCTGACCACCTCATCCTGCAGGACTGCtgggccacactgacccctgaaCTGGACGCCAGCCCTCAATGGGACCTGGTCACTGACGG CTGCCTGGTCACTGGAGATTCCTACAGGACTCTATTCCACCCAGTGCCAGCCAGCACTCTCACCAAGGCCTCCCCCCATCTCCAGAGGCTTGAGGTCCAGGCACAGCAGTCTAGCAAGGACCCTGCCTTCTGGGGACAG GTGTATTTCCATTGCATGGCAGTAGTTTGTGATCCTAACCTGGAGGATACCTGCAATAAGACTTGTGTACCTGGAGAAAAGAGATCTG CCCGTAGCATTGATCGGTACAGTCAGAGCCGAGGCTATGCTTCTGCCGGGCCAGTCCAATTGGTACAAGGAGGAGTTGTGGATCTTAAAACGGCAG ACTACTCCTCCTTTGTGCTGGTGCTGGGTGTGATGGCTGCTCTTCTCGGAGTTCTGCTCGCCTTTCTTGTTGCTCTTGCTGTTGGATCCAGAAGAAGTTAA